ATGTGCAGCATCGGCGCGCTCACACCTAGCGCGTCACCAATCGCCGACGGCGGGATTCGGGTGTCGTGCTCGACCACGTCGGTGAACGTCTGGAATTGCGTCTGCCGCAAACTGTCCAGATATGAACCGGTCGGCGGCGCGGCGGCCCCGGGGTCCTGCTGCCGGACGAATGACCCGACACCTTGCCGACGTTCGATGTAGCCCTGCTCGGCCAAGTCCGCCAGGGCACGTCGCACCGTGATGCGCGATACCCCGAATTGATCACACAGCGACTGCTCGGTGGGCAATGCGTCGCCGGGATTCAGTGCGCCGCGGGCGATTTCGTCGTGCAGTACCAGAAATAGCTGACGATGCAACGGCACACCGGCCGCCGCGCTCACCGCTCCGCTGGCCTGCTGCATGAGGACCAATGTTTCCACACTCGCCTTGCCCGACGGTTGTCCAAGTTGTTATAACTATATGACAACTAGAAGGAGAGGCTTGTCCATGACCGCATCGCAGGTCCACCAGGAGGAGGCCACCGATCCGACCGGCCCGACCGGACGGCTGGCGTCTTGGGTGGCAGGTCTGACGCTCGACGACATCCCCCCAGACGTCATCGACCGGGCGAGACACCTGCTGCTCGACGGCCTGGGCTGCGGCCTGATCGGCGCGCAACTCCCCTGGTCACGGGTGGCCACGGCAGCCGTCCTGGATCTCGAGAACAGCGGCGACGCTGTTGTCATCGGCACCGGCGGGTCGACCAGCGCGCCCGCGGCCGCGCTGCTCAACGGCACCTTCATCCAGGGCTTCGAGCTCGACGACTTCCACCCGATCGCGCCCGTGCACAGCTGCTCGCTGGTCATTCCCGCGCTGTTGTCGACCGTCACCGCGCTCGCGCGGCCCGTCAGCGGCGCCGACTTCCTGCTTGCCGCGATCGTCGGACTCGAAGTAGGCCCTCGAGTGGGTTACGCCCTGCACGGCGCACAGATGCTCGACCGCGGATGGCACTCCGGCGCGGTGTTCGGGACCCACTCGGCGGCAACGGCGTCCGGCAAACTACGCGGCCTGACACCGGCCCAGCTGGAAGACGCCTTGGGATTGGCCGCCACCCAGTCGGGCGGTTTGATGGCCGCGCAGTACGAGGCGATGAGCAAACGCATGCATCACGGGTTCGCGGCCCGTAACGGCTTTTACGCCGCCGGGCTCGCCGCCGCCCACTACACCGGCATCAAGCGGGTCTTCGAGCGTGACTACGGCGGGTTTCTCAGCGTTTTCGGGGAGGGGCACGAGCCCGACGCCTCGTTGCTGACCGATCATCTCGGTGAGCGCTGGGAGACGTCGATCATCATGGTCAAGTCCTACGCGGTGATGGGCGGCCTGCACGGCGCCGTCGACGCCGCCCGCCGGCTCCGCAAATCGGTTGTCCCCGAGGATATCTCGAAGATCGACATCACCGTTGGCGAGACGGTCTACAAGCACGGCTGGTGGAATGCGCAGCGGCCGCTCACCGCGATCGGTGCGCAGATGAACATCGGCTACGCCACCGCCGTGACCCTGCTCGACGGCAACGCGCTGCCCGAGCAGTTCACGCTGGCCCGGCTGGACGCCGACGACGTCTGGTCGCTGATCGACAAAACCAACGTGCACCTCGACGAGTCGCTGAACGACGCCCCGCTCACCGAGCGGTTCCGCACCGACCTGACCATCACCACCCGCGACGGTCAGGTGCACCATGCGCGGGTCGACGCCCCGCACGGGGCACCCTGGGATCCGGTCACCAACGACGAGCTGGTCACCAAATTCCATGCCCTCACCGACCGCGTCACCGATCGCGGCCGCGCGACCGCGATCGAGCGGGCGGTCGTCGAGCTCGACGAACTCGGCGACGTCAGCGATCTGCTCGATCTTCTCGCCGCGCCGGTCGCCGGCGCGCTCGACTGAAAGGACAATCATGCCA
This genomic stretch from Mycobacterium paraterrae harbors:
- a CDS encoding GntR family transcriptional regulator, with product MVLMQQASGAVSAAAGVPLHRQLFLVLHDEIARGALNPGDALPTEQSLCDQFGVSRITVRRALADLAEQGYIERRQGVGSFVRQQDPGAAAPPTGSYLDSLRQTQFQTFTDVVEHDTRIPPSAIGDALGVSAPMLHILRVRRERRTREPLMTTEAWLPTGLAGVLTASALGHNPLYELLAGAGVVVDRMQHEITAEIAGPRNAALLDVPIGSALLRLNRLTFVSGTPHHYVSILLSPSRSRVLMRQSPGGGDAGDGLAIAHDVRRSPR
- a CDS encoding MmgE/PrpD family protein, producing MTASQVHQEEATDPTGPTGRLASWVAGLTLDDIPPDVIDRARHLLLDGLGCGLIGAQLPWSRVATAAVLDLENSGDAVVIGTGGSTSAPAAALLNGTFIQGFELDDFHPIAPVHSCSLVIPALLSTVTALARPVSGADFLLAAIVGLEVGPRVGYALHGAQMLDRGWHSGAVFGTHSAATASGKLRGLTPAQLEDALGLAATQSGGLMAAQYEAMSKRMHHGFAARNGFYAAGLAAAHYTGIKRVFERDYGGFLSVFGEGHEPDASLLTDHLGERWETSIIMVKSYAVMGGLHGAVDAARRLRKSVVPEDISKIDITVGETVYKHGWWNAQRPLTAIGAQMNIGYATAVTLLDGNALPEQFTLARLDADDVWSLIDKTNVHLDESLNDAPLTERFRTDLTITTRDGQVHHARVDAPHGAPWDPVTNDELVTKFHALTDRVTDRGRATAIERAVVELDELGDVSDLLDLLAAPVAGALD